One Bacteroidota bacterium genomic window, GGAAGTTGTCATGGAGCTGAAAGGTATCCTCGACAACAACCCTGTGACGCCGGAAGAAGTTGACCGTGCAAAGCGCAACCAGACCCTTACACTGGCCGGCCGCTGGGAAACCAATGGTGCTGTGATGAGCTCGGTAGCCGAAATGGTGCAGTACGATCTGCCTGACGATTATAACGATACGTACACGAGCCAGGTGCGCTCATTGAGTATCGATAAAATCGCAAGCGCTGCTGAAACGGTGCTCAAGCCAGACAACCTGGTATGGGTTATCGTAGGCGATCGTGCGAAGATTGAAGCTGGTATTCGTGACCTCGATTTGGGTGACATTTACCTGCTCGACGAGAACGGAGAAGTGATGGACTAAGGCATGTAACGTTCTGCTGGCTGCATCTACAAACCCATATCATTGTTTGGTGGTGCGCTGCCAGCACCCAATGTTGCCTCCAATGTGGTCAGGCTGTAAGTGATTGCCTGAAGACTGGCGCTCAACTGAGCGCCAGTCTTTTTTTGTGGGCAAATTTTAGGATCGCTTACCGCTGTGCGTAAATGCTGGTCTGGCCATTTTTATTGAAAGCCATCACATTGTAGCGATCTGCAGGACGGCCTTCCACCTCCATGCCCGGACTTCCAATGGGCATACCAGGGACGGAAATGCCGGCTATATCTGGCTTCTCACGCAGCATTTTCTCGACAACATCAGCCGGCACATGGCCCTCTACAATGTATCCGTCGACAACAGCTGTATGGCAAGACCGCAGCTTCTGTGGAACGCCAAACTGCGTTTTGATGTCGCTCAGGTCATCCAGGTCAGTTGTTTTTACAGTGAAGCCCGCCGTTTCAAGGTGCGTAACCCATTTTTTGCAGCACCCACAGGTAGGTGTTTTATAGACGACCATATTAGGCCGAGGTTGGCTGTTGCTGGGCGTGCATGCAGAGACCAGGAATAGGCCCAGCAGGCTAAAAAACGTGTAGCGAAGGAGTTTCATGTTGCGAGAAGAGGTTTGTTTGCAGGCACTGTATTATCGCAATACGGCTAAAGACGGCTTGTGTTCTTTTAGACCCCGGCTTGCCTACGATCACGTAATTTCTTTTGATGGAACTGATCTGTTGTAGGTAGGAAATCCGATCGTTGTGTAAAAGATATACATAAATCTGTTTGTCTGTTGCGTGCAGGACTTGCATTCGCTCTGCGAACTTGCTAGCCTATGCTGATAAATTGCTCATATTGGAACTGCTTATTTTCAAGTGCACATCATGAAGGAAAAACTATACGAGTATGCTGGTGAAGAAGTCACTGTGTCATATGACCTCAAACGTTGTATACATGCGGCAGCATGTGTGAAGGGATTGCCTGGTGTATTTGATCCGGCCAAAAAGCCATGGGTTTCACCAGATGAGGCGGCAACTGACACCGTTGCGGAGGTCATTCTGCAATGCCCGACCGGTGCCCTGAAGTATACCTTGTCTGATGGCAAAACGGCGGAAGTGCCTGAGGAGAACACGGTTGATGTTGTTGCGGATGGACCGCTTTACGTTCGTGGCAATATGGAAATTACAGGTGCAGAAGGTACGGTTGTCTTGAAAGATACCCGTGTGGCGTTGTGTCGCTGTGGCGCTTCAGAAAACAAACCCCTTTGTGATGGCCGGCACAACAAGGTAGGATTTGCTGATGCCGCGGGTTTTGAAAATCCAAAGGTGAAGCCGGCTGGTGAAGATGCTTCAGCCGGACTCACGATTCGCCTCGCTGAAAACGGTCCGTTGTTGGTCGAAGGGGTTCACACGGTGTATACAGCTGGCCGCGCAGAACACGTTGAAGGAGAAAAGTGCGCGTTGTGTCGTTGCGGTGCCTCCAAAAACAAACCGTTTTGCGACGGTGCACACAAAGCAATTGGTTTTACGGGCTAAACATTGCCGGCAAAACACCACAGGGAGTAAAACTGCAGGGAGTAATACTGCAGGATGGGGTGCAGCCTACGTCAACTGCAGCCGCGTATACTCACGCAATGCTTGCTGAATAAAAGGCGTCTGAGGGAAGCCACCGCCTTTGTGCTGGAGGAATGCTTCTGCGTATTCGCTGCCCATTTTGGGGCCCAGCTTTCTGTCGTGGTCATCCAGCATGTTTTCCACAAACTGGTCTTTACCAAACATCTGCCGGATAACTTCAACCTGTGAGTGGTGTGCGGCAATCATTTTGCGTTTGGTGTCGATTACGCTGCTAATGTCGACGTAGAAATTGGGTGCGTACGGCGTGCCAAGGTGGCCCATCAGGTGCAACGGGGTGGTGTGATAGAGGATGGGTGTTTCTTTCAATGGCTCCATCTTGCTCGGTACGTTCTGCAGGGTTGCAAGCAAGGTTGCGGATTCAACGATAGAACTGGTTGCCCTGTGGTCGGGGTGGTAGTCATTGGGAAGATGGGTGAGCACCACATCAGCCCTCTCCCGGCGGATTAAGTCAGTTGTTTCGATGCGCATTTCTGGGCTGTCAAAGAGGTAGCCGTCACGCTGATCCATACAGATATAAGCGGCATCAATTACAGCTGCTGCAGCGGCCCCTTCTCCTTTGCGGGTTAGCGCGGTGGTTGCTTCATCCATGCCAACACCACCCATGCCGCCCGACGTCATGGTTGTAATAACAATGCGATGCCCTTTTTCACTGAGAAGGGCGAGGGTACCGCCACAAAAAATTTCTGCGTCGTCTGGGTGGGCCTGGATAACCAGGATGGTTTTTGACATGTTGGGTGGGTTGTTCGTTTTGGTATGGATTACTCAGGAATGATCGCGTCTGCCTCGATTTCCACGAGCATGTCGGGATTAATGAGCCGGCTGACTTCAACCATCGTAGCTACGGGCAAAATGTCGCCGAACACTTCGCCATGCGCCCGGCCAACATCTTCCCACAAGGAAATATCTGTAACGTAGATCCGCGTCCGTACGACGTCTTGCAGGCGCGCTTCCGTAGCCCGCAGCGCCGAATCGATGATACGGAGAATTTGTTTAGTCTGGGCATAAGCATCATCTTTACCCACCACTTTCCCTAGCGGATCAGTGGCCGTGGTGCCGGCGATACTTACCATGTTACCTACGCGGACTGCGCGGGAATAACCAACAATGGGCTCCCAGGGTGAACCTGTAGTGACTGTCTGACGCTGCATATGTATGGATGGTTATTGGGTTTAACGCTGCAAATATACAACCCTTTGATGAGCTTTTAATGCAATCTGCAGCACACATTACAATTCCTGCGTTACTTTTTGTATACTGAAACATGAAAGCAGCTCTGCTGTTTGAAAAAAATCCGGCTTATCCAATAGATCTACATCTCTTGGGGGTTAGGTCCTGTGTGCGTTCTTTCTTGCTGATCACTATTCAGTTAACGCCATAACTAGACAAAACGGGCGTATTCTTTTTGATGGTTGCACGCCTCTCGGAATACGTGTCTTTTTTACCACCCCTTCTTTTTCATGCTGTCTGCGTCAAGGCAGATAGGCTACCAACCACCTTGTGTTGCTTTCGTAGGACACAGTTATTTTGGTAGACCTCAGGTTATGCCTTCGCGTGCCCTCGCCGGCTTGTGGACGACTTTTTCGGCGAACATGAAAAGGATCTTTACTAAGCATCTCTTAAGCCATGAAGATGCCCCATGCTTTTCTTGTAGTCCTGGGAGTCATTCTTGCGGGATTTATTCTGCTGGTGGACATGTTGACCACCAGTCAGGGTCTCAATTCTGAAGAATTCTCTTACGTAGTGGGCGGTGTCCCCTATGTTGCGGTTGTTCTCACCACGCTCTGGATGCCTGGTCGATCGTACACGGTTATTTTTGCTATTCTTTCCAGTTTCCTTACGCTGGCTGTCCTTTTCTTTCAGGCAACGTCGTTACCGAGTTTTCCCTGGGTCGACATTGTCTGGCAACCTGAGATTCAGCCCGGTAATGAATTTAGTGTACCCGTCATCAATCGCATTATTGCAGTTTTTGCAATCTGGATAACGGCAACACTAACCATTCAGCGGAAATCATCTGAAGAACGCAGTACCCATTTGAGCGCTATTGTAGAATCGTCGGATGATGCCATTATTGGCAAATCGCTCGACGGCATCATTACAAGCTGGAATGGTGGCGCCACGCGTATTTATCTGTACGAAGCGCGGGAAGCGCTGGGCAGGCATATCAGTATTCTTTGGCCCAAAGGTGCTACCGGGCAGGCGGAAGCTGAAATTTTGCGCCGTATTCGTGCGGGCCGGCAAATTGAGCCGTTCGAAACACTGCGCCGGCGTAAAGATGGAACGCTGGTCAACGTTTCCATTACGTTTTCGCCAACAAAAGACGAAGCCGGCGAGATGGTCGGGCTCGCTGAAATTGCACGTGATATAACAGACCGCAAAAAGTTTGAGCAGGCCCTCATCGAGGCCAAAGAGAATGCAGAGCGGATGAGCCGCTTGAAGTCCTCTTTCCTCACAAACATGAGCCATGAAATTCGCACCCCGCTGTCGGGTATCCTGGGTTTTGCATCAATTCTGGCGCAAGATGCCAATCCGGAGCAGTACGAACTGGCACAACTGATCGAAAAAAGCGGCCG contains:
- a CDS encoding DUF411 domain-containing protein — translated: MKLLRYTFFSLLGLFLVSACTPSNSQPRPNMVVYKTPTCGCCKKWVTHLETAGFTVKTTDLDDLSDIKTQFGVPQKLRSCHTAVVDGYIVEGHVPADVVEKMLREKPDIAGISVPGMPIGSPGMEVEGRPADRYNVMAFNKNGQTSIYAQR
- a CDS encoding CDGSH iron-sulfur domain-containing protein, coding for MKEKLYEYAGEEVTVSYDLKRCIHAAACVKGLPGVFDPAKKPWVSPDEAATDTVAEVILQCPTGALKYTLSDGKTAEVPEENTVDVVADGPLYVRGNMEITGAEGTVVLKDTRVALCRCGASENKPLCDGRHNKVGFADAAGFENPKVKPAGEDASAGLTIRLAENGPLLVEGVHTVYTAGRAEHVEGEKCALCRCGASKNKPFCDGAHKAIGFTG
- a CDS encoding PIG-L family deacetylase, with protein sequence MSKTILVIQAHPDDAEIFCGGTLALLSEKGHRIVITTMTSGGMGGVGMDEATTALTRKGEGAAAAAVIDAAYICMDQRDGYLFDSPEMRIETTDLIRRERADVVLTHLPNDYHPDHRATSSIVESATLLATLQNVPSKMEPLKETPILYHTTPLHLMGHLGTPYAPNFYVDISSVIDTKRKMIAAHHSQVEVIRQMFGKDQFVENMLDDHDRKLGPKMGSEYAEAFLQHKGGGFPQTPFIQQALREYTRLQLT
- a CDS encoding RidA family protein; translation: MQRQTVTTGSPWEPIVGYSRAVRVGNMVSIAGTTATDPLGKVVGKDDAYAQTKQILRIIDSALRATEARLQDVVRTRIYVTDISLWEDVGRAHGEVFGDILPVATMVEVSRLINPDMLVEIEADAIIPE